The following proteins come from a genomic window of Gemmatimonadaceae bacterium:
- a CDS encoding glycosyltransferase family 4 protein — protein MRVFFVNSGILGHASVARVVGGAVASRADFTAVPLNLSEGLTTRERVVRRVMCVGPTTPASMVSGLTLARWRREMYTGHLAAGRIARAERAHGAADVLHFHTQATAFASVRRMRRTPSIVSIDITQRLASVEVPAGFRRWQYAACAARDRTVFRAARAIVATSRWAVADLARELPECADRVHVMPYPVPLDGFDAAWGQVRAARQGQPRVLFMGGDFPRKGGWNLLDAWRTANLGEVAQLRVVTDWPLTADRLPPGAELRSGIRSYTPEWFALWREADIFVLPTTGEAFGMVFQEAAAAGLPSIGTNLNAIPELVVPGETGMLVPVGDVRALAEALRHLIDRADVRRAMGAAARHRIEGLCAPNAYAERLVQLVHDVKATAAAGSA, from the coding sequence ATGCGCGTGTTCTTCGTCAACAGCGGAATTCTCGGCCATGCATCCGTGGCGCGGGTGGTGGGCGGCGCGGTGGCGTCGCGCGCCGACTTCACCGCTGTCCCGCTGAACCTGAGCGAAGGTCTGACTACGCGCGAGCGCGTGGTCAGACGCGTGATGTGTGTGGGGCCCACGACGCCGGCGAGCATGGTCAGCGGTCTGACGCTTGCCCGCTGGCGACGTGAGATGTACACCGGACACCTGGCGGCGGGGCGGATCGCCCGTGCCGAGCGCGCGCACGGCGCCGCCGACGTGCTGCACTTCCACACCCAGGCCACGGCATTCGCGTCTGTGCGGCGCATGCGGCGAACGCCGTCGATTGTCTCGATCGACATCACGCAGCGGTTGGCGAGCGTCGAAGTACCGGCGGGATTCAGGCGTTGGCAGTACGCGGCATGCGCGGCCCGGGATCGCACGGTGTTCCGCGCCGCGCGCGCGATCGTGGCCACATCGCGCTGGGCGGTGGCGGATCTGGCGCGCGAGCTTCCCGAATGTGCGGACCGGGTGCATGTGATGCCGTATCCGGTGCCGCTGGATGGGTTCGATGCCGCCTGGGGGCAGGTGCGCGCGGCGCGTCAGGGACAGCCGCGCGTGCTGTTCATGGGCGGCGACTTTCCGCGCAAGGGCGGGTGGAATCTGCTGGATGCATGGCGCACGGCCAACCTCGGTGAGGTGGCGCAGTTGCGCGTGGTGACTGACTGGCCGCTGACCGCGGACAGACTCCCGCCGGGCGCGGAACTGCGCTCTGGCATCCGGTCGTACACGCCGGAATGGTTTGCGTTGTGGCGCGAGGCCGACATCTTCGTGCTACCCACGACCGGCGAGGCGTTCGGCATGGTCTTTCAAGAAGCGGCGGCGGCGGGACTGCCAAGCATCGGGACGAACCTCAATGCCATTCCCGAGCTGGTGGTGCCCGGCGAAACTGGAATGCTCGTACCGGTAGGTGATGTGCGGGCGCTGGCGGAGGCATTGCGACACCTGATCGACCGCGCCGACGTGCGGCGGGCGATGGGAGCTGCGGCGCGCCATCGCATCGAGGGCCTGTGCGCACCGAACGCGTACGCAGAGCGTCTGGTGCAACTGGTGCACGACGTCAAAGCAACCGCCGCGGCGGGCTCGGCATGA